The Pan troglodytes isolate AG18354 chromosome 8, NHGRI_mPanTro3-v2.0_pri, whole genome shotgun sequence genome window below encodes:
- the LOC450480 gene encoding ADP-ribosylation factor-like protein 4A: protein MGNGLSDQTSILSSLPSFQSFHIVMLGLDCAGKTTVLYRLQFNEFVNTVPTKAFNTEKIKVNLRNSKTVTFHFKDVGGQEKLMPLWKSYTRCTDGILFLVDSVDIERMEEAKTELHKITRLSENQGVPVLTVANKQDLENSLSLSGIEKLLATGELSSSTPWHLQPTCAIIGDGLKEGLEKLHDMIIKEKMNINTYYICVEEVFSGLILTNGKVSTAWFACLPSWMLLKLCFVQRSDA from the coding sequence ATGGGGAATGGACTATCAGACCAGACTTCTATCCTGTCCAGCCTGCCTTCATTTCAATCCTTCCACATTGTTATGCTGGGTTTGGACTGTGCTGGAAAGACTACTGTCTTATACAGGCTGCAGTTCAATGAATTTGTAAATACCGTACCTACCAAAGCATTTAACACTGAGAAAATTAAGGTAAACTTGAGAAATTCTAAAACAGTCACTTTTCACTTCAAGGATGTAGGTGGTCAGGAGAAATTAATGCCACTATGGAAGTCATATACCAGATGCACAGATGGCATTTTATTTCTTGTGGACTCTGTTGATATCGAAAGGATGGAAGAAGCCAAAACTGAACTTCACAAAATAACTAGGTTATCAGAAAATCAAGGAGTCCCTGTACTTACAGTTGCTAATAAACAAGACTTGGAGAACTCATTATCTCTTTCAGGAATTGAGAAATTGTTAGCAACAGGTGAACTGAGCTCATCAACTCCTTGGCATTTGCAGCCTACCTGCGCAATCATAGGAGATGGCCTAAAGGAAGGACTTGAGAAACTGCATGATATGATCAttaaagaaaagatgaatatCAATACCTATTATATCTGTGTGGAGGAGGTTTTCTCTGGTCTGATTTTGACAAATGGAAAAGTGTCTACAGCCTGGTTTGCCTGTCTGCCCTCCTGGATGCTATTAAAGCTTTGTTTTGTTCAACGATCAGATGCCTAA